CGGTGAAATCATCTATCAAAATCTGTGTAATCCCTACAATAACTGTGCAATCCAATAAAAATCTGTGTAATTCTTACAATACAAACTTAGCAGCTACCCAGTCCTTATCCTTTTTATGGATAATGTATTTAAGGTTATACTTTCGGGCCTCGTCGGTAATAATATCCAGGTCTGGTGATTCATAAAAGCCGCTAAAATATATCTCGCCGCCGGGTTTTAAGGCTTCGGCATACCGCGCCATTTGGTCTATCAGGATGTTACGGTTAATATTGGCCAGTATAATATCATACTGCTCGTTAGGTATGGCCTCCTTTGAGCCGCAAAGGGCCTTAATATTAGTAATATTATTCAATGCCGAATTTTCGATAGTGCTTTCGTAGCATACCATATCATAATCTATCGCGGTAATATCTTTAGCGCCCAACTTGGCAGCGAGTATAGCCAATATGCCGGTACCACAACCCATATCCAGTACCTTTTTGCCGGCAAAGTCATTTTCCAGCATTAAGGCCATCATCATGGCGGTGGTTTGGTGATGGCCGGTACCAAATGCCATTTTAGGATCGATAACTATCTCATACTTAAACTCAGGCTTAGGCTCATGAAAAGTAGCGCGTACAAACACCTGGTCGCCTATTTGGATGGGTTCAAAGTTACTTTCCCATACCTCGTTCCAGTTTTTTTGAGGGATAAGGGTAATATCATAGCTAAAGGTGAACATTTCGCGGTAGACCTCTAATGTTTCGTCCAGTTTGGCCTGGTCAAAATCATCAACCGGTATATAGGCCTTAAAGCCCAGATCAACTTCCTCAAAAGTATCAAAACCAATTTCGCCCAAAGCGCCTATCAAAAGGTCCTGCTGGTAATCTTCGGTGATAATGGTAGTGAAAAGGAGTTCGTAGTAGTTCATTTGTAGAGAATAGAGATTGACGATCAGAGATTAGCTAATGCAAAGTGGTTAGAGGCTAAAAACCTAACCTCCAACCACCAGTCTCTATTAACTAACCTTAATTAAACGCTTTAACAATATCTGTAAAGTCGCGCGATTTTAGGGATGCGCCGCCTATTAAGCCGCCATCAATATCGGCACAGGCAAATAGCTCGGCCGCGTTTTTGGCGTTACAGCTGCCGCCGTATAAAATAGTAGTATCATCTGCTACCTGCTGGCCGTATTTGGCAGCTAATTCGGTACGGATAAAGGCATGTATCTCCTGCGCCTGGTCTGATGTTGCCGTAACGCCTGTACCTATGGCCCAAACAGGCTCGTATGCTATTACCAGTTTACCAAAGGTTTCGGCATCTAAATGGAAAACACCCTCTTCTAACTGGCTTTTTATGATACCAAAGTGCTCGTTAGCCTCGCGTTGCTGCAAAGTTTCGCCAATGCAAAATATAGGGGTTAAGCCGTGGCCTAATACAGTATCCGTTTTTTTAGCTAACAACTCGTTGGTTTCGCCAAAATACTGGCGGCGCTCCGAGTGGCCCAATATCACGTATGTTGCACCAACAGATTTTATTTGCTTGGCAGATATTTCGCCGGTGTAGGCGCCACTTTCGGCCTGGTGGGCATTTTGTGCGCCAACAGCTATATTGTTGTAGCCATTAGCCAAAGCCGCAAGGCTATGCAGGTGAATAAAAGGGCTGCATACAACCACTTGCTGGTTACCAGTCGCTTCGTCTTTAACCATGTTGATCACTTCAGAAAACAAGGTTAAACCTTCCTGGTAATCCAGGTTCATTTTCCAGTTTCCGGCTACAATTTTCTTTCTCATTTTATATTTTATTGATTTTACTATTTTAATATGATTACACCAATTTTTAGTGCGATTACACCGATTTTAATGTATGATTACACCGATTTTTGAATGTGATTACACCGATAGCTTAACTATTCACTATTCTCCATTCACTATCCACCACTCACAACCCTCTCCCTATAAGGCCTTGTTAATTCATACACCTTGCCCATAATGCTTTTTTCGTTGTCATCAAAGCTGCGGTGTTCGCGGCGGTCAAATACACGCTGCGTGGTTTCCATCATTTTGTCAAATGTGTATTCTTCAAAACCATCCGCCCCTCCCCACACAAAATCGGGGATATGGGTTGGCGGGTAACCGCCGCCAAAAACATTGGCATTTACCCCTACCACTGTGCCGGTGTTAAACATGGTGTTAATGCCGCTTTTAGCATGGTCGGCCATTATTAAGCCACAAAACTGCAGCGTAGTGTTACGGTAGCTTTGCGATGGGTAGTCCCACAGTTTTACTTCCGAGTAATTATTTTTAAGGTTAGAGTTATTGGTATCGGCACCAAGGTTACACCACTCGCCTATTACCGCATTACCCAGGTAACCTTCGTGCCCTTTGTTAGAGTAACCCCAAACAATGGCATTGTTTACCTCGCCGCCTATGCGGCAATAAGGCCCAATGGTAGTAGCACCGTATATTTTGGTGCCCATTTTTATTTGCGAATGCTCGCACAAGGCAAACGGGCCACGTATATTAGTACCTTCCCATACCTCGGTATTAGCGGCTAAATATATGGGGCCGTTTATAGTGCTAAACGTGCAGCATTCGGCTTGTGCGCCTTCTTCTGCAAAAAAAGCGTCGCCTATAATGGTATTGGTGCTGCTTAAAACCGCGCTTGTACGACCTTTGGTAAGCAATTTAAAATCGCGGCGCAGCTCAATATCATTTTTGCGGAACAGCTCTTCGGGGTAGCGCACCATAACCGGCACTTTGTTGTAAGTAACCGTATTAGCTGGTATAGTAGCGGCTGTAAAACCCGCGGCATCGGCAGCGTTTAGCTTTACCGCTAAGATCATTATATCCTTATACATTAGCGCCTGGCCGGTTTGCAGCCCTGCAATAGTCTCAAGCAAATACTCATCGGGGCAAACCGAGCCATTGATGAATAAGTTATCGGCTTGAATATTAACCGGAAACTTACCTTGCAGGTAGGGCTGTGTATGAAAAGAAAAATCGCTGTTTAAATATTTTCCCCACTTTTCGGCAATGGTTAATATACCTATGCGCAGGTCGGCAACCGGGCGGGTGTACGTTAAAGGCAGAAGTGTATTGTGAGCGTTATCGTCAAAAAGGATAATTGCCATAGGCCAAAAATAAAAAAAGTCCCCCGGTATACGGGGGACTAATCAATATTTTATTGAAAAAACAATATTATTTGTTGTAACGGGTACGGAACTTATCAATACGTCCGGCTGTATCAACTAACTTCATTTTACCTGTGTAGAACGGGTGTGAAGTGTGTGAAATTTCTAATTTGATCAATGGATACTCGTTGCCATCTTCCCATTTTACGGTTTCGCGGCTATCGATGCATGATTTAGTGATGAAAGAATAGTCGTTAGACATATCTTTAAATACTACTAATCTATAATTTGATGGATGCAGGTCTTTTTTCATTATCGTATACTTCTTATAAAAGAGGTGCAAATGTAACGAAATAATTTAAAAGTAAAAAGGCAAAAGTAAAAAGTTTTTAACAGCTTGT
This portion of the Inquilinus sp. KBS0705 genome encodes:
- a CDS encoding triose-phosphate isomerase, coding for MRKKIVAGNWKMNLDYQEGLTLFSEVINMVKDEATGNQQVVVCSPFIHLHSLAALANGYNNIAVGAQNAHQAESGAYTGEISAKQIKSVGATYVILGHSERRQYFGETNELLAKKTDTVLGHGLTPIFCIGETLQQREANEHFGIIKSQLEEGVFHLDAETFGKLVIAYEPVWAIGTGVTATSDQAQEIHAFIRTELAAKYGQQVADDTTILYGGSCNAKNAAELFACADIDGGLIGGASLKSRDFTDIVKAFN
- a CDS encoding type B 50S ribosomal protein L31, which codes for MKKDLHPSNYRLVVFKDMSNDYSFITKSCIDSRETVKWEDGNEYPLIKLEISHTSHPFYTGKMKLVDTAGRIDKFRTRYNK
- a CDS encoding 50S ribosomal protein L11 methyltransferase codes for the protein MNYYELLFTTIITEDYQQDLLIGALGEIGFDTFEEVDLGFKAYIPVDDFDQAKLDETLEVYREMFTFSYDITLIPQKNWNEVWESNFEPIQIGDQVFVRATFHEPKPEFKYEIVIDPKMAFGTGHHQTTAMMMALMLENDFAGKKVLDMGCGTGILAILAAKLGAKDITAIDYDMVCYESTIENSALNNITNIKALCGSKEAIPNEQYDIILANINRNILIDQMARYAEALKPGGEIYFSGFYESPDLDIITDEARKYNLKYIIHKKDKDWVAAKFVL
- a CDS encoding glucose-1-phosphate thymidylyltransferase codes for the protein MAIILFDDNAHNTLLPLTYTRPVADLRIGILTIAEKWGKYLNSDFSFHTQPYLQGKFPVNIQADNLFINGSVCPDEYLLETIAGLQTGQALMYKDIMILAVKLNAADAAGFTAATIPANTVTYNKVPVMVRYPEELFRKNDIELRRDFKLLTKGRTSAVLSSTNTIIGDAFFAEEGAQAECCTFSTINGPIYLAANTEVWEGTNIRGPFALCEHSQIKMGTKIYGATTIGPYCRIGGEVNNAIVWGYSNKGHEGYLGNAVIGEWCNLGADTNNSNLKNNYSEVKLWDYPSQSYRNTTLQFCGLIMADHAKSGINTMFNTGTVVGVNANVFGGGYPPTHIPDFVWGGADGFEEYTFDKMMETTQRVFDRREHRSFDDNEKSIMGKVYELTRPYRERVVSGG